A section of the Triticum dicoccoides isolate Atlit2015 ecotype Zavitan chromosome 7A, WEW_v2.0, whole genome shotgun sequence genome encodes:
- the LOC119333782 gene encoding BTB/POZ and MATH domain-containing protein 2-like has translation MANSSSSSSSGGKQPTRSASAIVARAVPVSGSHDLKIDGYSGAKGLGNGSCITSELFSIGGRLWRLQYYPDGYSGYPDWISIYLCLDPADVNTINVQFEISLLDQDGNPVSAYSKASNTCTFSKQSGSYGFWQFIKKKELEESADCLKDDVFTVRCVITMAKEIFTETIPAPVVVPPPDVLQHLGQLLSSGDGADVTFEVGDEKFPAHRCMLAARSSVFKAELLGTMKEKTDASVRLDGIEAKVFKAMLHFVYTDSLPHIDAGDAAVMAQHLLVVADRFNLGRLKLMCEDTLRSYIDTSTVATIWPLAEQHGCGALKDACFKFLASLGNFKALTASDGFEHLMRSCPSLLKELAANLAT, from the coding sequence ATGGCCAACTCTTCTTCGTCGTCATCCAGCGGCGGCAAGCAGCCAACACGGAGCGCGTCGGCCATTGTCGCGCGGGCAGTGCCGGTCTCCGGCTCGCACGATCTCAAGATAGACGGCTACTCCGGGGCCAAGGGGCTCGGCAACGGTTCCTGCATTACGTCCGAGTTGTTCTCTATCGGAGGCCGTCTCTGGCGTCTCCAGTACTACCCCGACGGCTACTCCGGCTACCCTGACTGGATATCAATCTACCTCTGCCTCGACCCCGCCGACGTCAACACAATCAACGTGCAGTTCGAGATCAGTTTGCTCGACCAGGATGGGAACCCCGTGTCAGCGTACAGCAAAGCCAGCAACACATGCACCTTCTCCAAACAAAGTGGATCGTATGGTTTCTGGCAGTTCATCAAGAAAAAAGAACTGGAGGAATCAGCTGATTGCCTGAAGGATGACGTCTTCACTGTCAGGTGTGTCATTACCATGGCAAAGGAGATCTTCACGGAAACCATCCCGGCCCCCGTCGTCGTGCCACCGCCTGACGTGCTCCAGCATCTCGGCCAGCTCCTCTCCTCCGGGGACGGGGCGGATGTCACGTTCGAGGTTGGGGACGAGAAGTTCCCCGCCCACAGGTGCATGCTCGCAGCTCGGTCCTCGGTCTTCAAGGCCGAGCTCCTCGGTACGATGAAGGAGAAGACGGACGCCAGCGTCCGGTTGGACGGCATCGAAGCTAAAGTGTTCAAGGCAATGCTGCACTTTGTTTACACCGACTCGTTGCCGCATATAGACGCGGGAGACGCGGCGGTGATGGCTCAGCATTTGCTTGTGGTGGCGGACAGATTCAACCTGGGGAGGCTGAAGTTGATGTGTGAGGACACGCTGCGCAGCTACATCGACACGAGCACGGTGGCGACCATATGGCCGCTGGCCGAGCAGCATGGCTGTGGGGCGCTCAAGGACGCATGCTTCAAGTTCCTTGCGTCTCTCGGCAATTTCAAAGCACTCACGGCCAGCGATGGCTTTGAGCATCTGATGAGGAGCTGCCCCTCTCTCCTTAAGGAGCTGGCTGCCAATCTGGCTACCTAG